The following DNA comes from Methanosarcina vacuolata Z-761.
GGAATCCTCGATTGCTCCGTCTGAAATAATAATCGCATCAAGTTCACCTTCCTTGCCTGTAAGCATTTCCTTTGAAATGTTGAGTCCTGCGTCTAAGGATGTCTTGCTCTCCTCATCAGGAGTCAGCCGCTCAATTTTGTCTTTAAGAGTTGCCTGGTTCTGAGCAAGTCCAAGGAAAACAAAACCTCCGGAAACATCATATCCCTTGCTCCCGAATGCGATAACTTCAGCATTTGCATCTTTGAGATTTTCGTTCTGAAGAATATATATGGCATTTCCCAGGATGTCTCCCTGGGTTTTGTGGGCCGCAGTACTGGGAGAAACGTCAAGGATCAGGACAAGGTTTCTTCCTCCCTTATATTCGGAAGGCTTTGAAAGCACAGGTAGGATTTTTTCAAACGAGGAATTAAGATAATTGCCGTAATTATATGCTCTTTCTCCTCCTACAACTACCAGTCCACCCCCATTAGTAACATACTTCCGAATTTCTTTTACCTGAGTTTCCGTAAGATTATCGGCGAACTGGTTATCAAGTACAAGAGCTTTGCTACTATTCAGAGCACTTGCTCCAGGATAAGTAGTGAAAACAGAAGTATTGTAAAGTTTATTGAGGATTTGAGCGAGGGGTGAATTTGGCTCACCGGTAACAAGAGTGAGCTTTGGTTTGGGAATTACATACACGGATTTATAAAATTCATTGTTAATATTGTTCAGATCTTCTCCGGAAGGAGTGATCTTTACACTGATATTGTGAGCACCAAGAGTGCTAAAAGTTTGCCTGAGATTGGGGGTAATACTATACTGCGTTGCGTTTTGAGTTATATCGCCGCTCTGGGAAAGTTCCCCATCTACGTACGCTTCATAGGAATAGCTAACACTTTGATTTGAAGCCTGACGGACAACTATTTCAAATTCGTTTGGGTTATCCACAACTACACTTTTGTCCCCAAGAATTTCGACACTGAGGTCATTTGTCTTGAGTTCAGGCTCGACAAGGTAGACTGAAGTATTGGTTTCTTTGGCAAACCCGAGAGCATCAACAAGGCTCTTTCCTGAGTTATTGTTTCCATCAGTAATAAGAATAATCTGATTACCAGTGCCAGAATACTGAGTCACAGCATCTCCAAGATTTGTTTTATCGCCTGTAAGCTGGACTAAGGTAGTAGAGGTATCAGCTGCAAGGGCTTTATACAGGTCGGTACCTGTTTCATTAGAAAAAAGCTCCATACTTGAGGTCTTATCCTGAATTAGTATAAGTGAAGGATTTTCTTCATTAGCAGTCTGCGTAACCGTTGTAAATGGAGCAGCCAGAGCGAGTATAAGGAGGAAAACTACAAGCATCCTCCATTCCACAATCTTCGTTTTTGTCTTCCGCAGGAGATAAAACCCGGCAACTGTCACAGGAATGATGAGTAAAAGCATTTCCGGGTGTTCAAGGGATATGTTCATAGTTCACCCCGCCGGCGCACGATTATAATTTCAGCTAGTATGAGAAGGAACATAACTCCTATCAGGTAATCAGTAATGTCATTTTTGACAGTATAAGTATCAGCCCTTACAAGTGTGGACTTATCTTCCGCAACAGCCCGCTGAATAACGTCAGATGCATCAACTGTTGTGTTTGATTCCTTGTCATTATAAAGGTTGACTGCAATCTTCTTTCCTGAAATTTCGTAAATTCCCGATTCATCAAAGAGAATATGGTTTGAAGTGAAAGTTTTCGAGGGAGTTTTGATTTCCTCGGTCTTCGAAAGAGACGTCAAAGTACCTGTATTCAGGTTATATTCAGAAATATCACCTGTCCCTCCGAGCCATTCAACAAGTTTTATCCAGAACACAGGATACTCAGGCAAGTTATGGAAATTGTTCCAGGCATCGTCTCCGAGCTCGTCATCCAGGCCCATATAGAAAACGGTCCCTTTACCTACCTGCCAGTAACTCAAGAGAGGAACTCCATTTTCTAGAGCTACCAGAGTTGTCGAACCGGTCCTTTCAGTTGCGTTCAGGTATGTGTGGACTGAGATCTCATCACTTCTAATGTCCGTTGTAATACTGCTTTGCTGAACTTCCTTAACTCCAAGATCGTTTCCGTTTGTTTCATTCTCAATCCCAGTAGGCTTTACAGGCAGGATCTTTATCAGGCCAACCTCAGTTTTCTCGGGGGCTAAGGCGCCGCTTGCAATGAAAACTGCATTACCGCCGTTTCTGACATAATTTTCAATTGTCTCTACTGAACCGCTAGCAATTGGAGTCTCTTTCTGCGCAAGCACTACAAGCGTGTAATTGTCAAGGGAAGAAGGCACGGCTTTTACGACACTGATATTGCTGTTAGGGAGCAGGGAAAGGGCAGTTCTCGAAGGCAGTTTCCCATCGTCAGTGACATAGAGTATACGCTGCTCTGAAGTATCTGGAATGGAAATGTAAGCTTTATTGTCAACAGACAAACTATCCTTCACATTAAGCTGAACTGTTGTAATCCCTGGCCCAAGGTTTTCAAGCGTGAACTGGTTTGTCCCACCTGCGGGAACGTTAAGGGAAAACGACGTTGAGTTTCCGGAAGTCCCGGTTCCAGTCTCGATTTTAACTTTTTCGGCTTGATCTTTGTAGTTTTTAATTACACCTGTGTAGCCGTATTTTCCGTCCGTGGATTGGATCCATCCGTTGATGATCCCTATATTATCGGCAGGCTTTCCGACTTTTACGAAATTTACTGAAATCCCATAAGACTCAGCCAGATTTTTGGAACTAACAGGATCGTCTCCTTTCGAATTCGTGAAATCCGAAATAACGATGATTCTTCCTCCTCCTTCCTTTGATAAAAGACGCATACCTGTAGTTATGGCCGCAGACAGGTCGGCAGTGCCTGCCCCTGGCTGAACTTTACTGAAAATACCCTTTGCAGAGGACGCGTCGCCTCCATCAAGAGCAAGAAGAGGCGTATCCGAAGCCAGGATTATGCTGTTTTTCTTGCTCACATAGCCATCAGCAATCTTAACAGCATCAGCAAAGCGAGAGTCAACCTGCATACTTGCAGAGGTATCAAGGACCAGCACTGTATGCTCTCCACTCAGCGGTTCCTGTGAAGTATAATAATACCCTGCTGCGCCAATGGAAAGAAGAATAAGAATCAGGAGCTGAATAAGAAAAAGTGGGTCCTGCACGATTTTGGTAAGTGATGCATAAACCCGTTTTCTTTCCCTCTCAAGTTTAAGGACAAACATGAGAGAAGGAATTGCAAGTACCTTCGGTCTGGGACGGAGCATGTAAATAATAATAAGCGGGATTACACTCAGGAGAGCGATAAGAGCAAGGGGGTTTTCAAAAGGCATTTTTAGCGTCTCCTTCTCCTGATGGTATGGTAGAAAGCATCAAAAATAGGGGTGTCGGTTGTAAAAGTATAGAATTCAGCCCCTGTCTTCATACAGGCTTTTTTAATTCTTGCGCTGTGATCATCGAGCTTTTTAATGTAGCGTTCTTTAAACTTTTCACTAACATATGTCCTGACTTCTTCTCCGGTTTCAAGGTCTATAAGCTTGCTGTTACCCTGGATAGGGAGCACTTTTTCCGTGGGGTCGAGCACCTGGATCAAAATCAGGTCATGGTCAGATAACCTGGAAACTGCAGTTTCTATTGCTTCTGGTTCCTGAAGAAAGTCCGAGATAAGGATTACAAGGGATCTTGACTTGATTTCCCTGCTGTACTTTATAACAGCTTCCCCAATAGAAGTGCCTCCGGATAATTCAAGCTCTGTCAGCCTGTCAATTGCCCGCAGAAGGTTTTTTCGCCCGCGGCTGGGTTTGTGTATATCAATTTCCTGTGAAAAGGTTGAGATTGCAAACCTATCGTTATATTTTGTTACCATGTAGGCATAGCCTGCAGCGAGCATGGCAGCATATTCGAATTTCGAAGTCCCTTTTTCAGGGTAGTCCATACTTTTACTGGCGTCCAGAAGGATATGGGTTGTAAGGGTTTTCTCTTCCTCAAACTGCCGCACATAGAGCTTTTCAGTTCTCGCATAGGCTTTCCAGTCGATATCTTTCAGGCTGTCGTTAAGATCATATTCCCTGAACCCGATGGTATCGATGCCGTGCCCGCTTCGGGTGGAGGGACGGTTTCCGGCGTAAACGGTTGATACCCTTTTCCGGACAGAGAAGGTAAAGCGGTCAAGCTGCCTGAAAAAGTCCGTTTCGATGTTTTGTTTTGTGCGAGTCATTCTGGATCGTCAATAAAAAGCCCGGTTTATTCCGGGCCCGGAAAACCCTTCAGGGTTATTTTAACTTATTTTACAATTCCTTCACTGACCTGGGAATCCCAGGTTCAGGTTTCATTTGAGCTTCTGGATAATCTCCTCAATAGCCTGATCAGGAGTCATCCCACTTCTTTCGGCTTCGAAGGTCAGGATGAGCCTGTGGCGGAGAACCGGATATGCCATATAATCGATATCCTCTTTGCTTACGAAGTTTCTGCCTTCTATAAGGGCTCTGGCTTTTGCGGCAAGGATAAGGCCGATGGATGCCCTTGGAGAAGCCCCGTACTCTATATGTTCTTTGTCTTTTCTTGTCATGCCCACAATAGAAAGGACGCGCTGCTTGAGTTCCTCGGAGATTGGGACCTGCCTGGTGAGCTGCTGCAAATCGAGGAGTGTGGATTTCTCAAGGCCCCTGGAAATTTTTGGGACTTCGGATTTCGTATAGCGGTTTATTATTTCCATTTCTTCTTCATGGGAAGGATAATCTACAAGGATTTTTAAGAGAAAACGGTCGAGCTGGGCTTCAGGCAGGGGATATGTGCCTTCCATTTCTATGGGGTTCTCGGTGGCAAGAATAAAGAAGGGACGGTCAAGCATGAAGGTATCGTTTCCGACCGTTACCTGTTTTTCCTGCATAGCTTCCAGCATGGCTGACTGGGTTTTCGGGGATGCCCTGTTAATCTCATCCGCAAGAACAACATTTGCAAAAACCGGCCCTGGCTGGAACCTGAATTCTTTTTTGTTGTCCTTCTCTTCAATAACGTTTGTCCCTGTAATGTCAGAGGGCATGAGGTCAGGAGTACACTGGATCCTGCTGAATTTCAGGTTCATGGCCTTTGACACTGTGGAGATTATAAGCGTTTTTCCAAGCCCTGGATTGCTCTCAACGAGGGCATGCCCTTCGCAGAGTATTGCGATCACGATTTGCTCCACTACTCTATTCTGGCCCACCACAACATTTCCAATATCTTCAAAAAAGCTTTTGAAAATTCTGCCTGCGTTCTGGTAGGTCGTGGCAGCCTGGCCAGAATCGGTATTAGTTTCATTCATATCCGCTTCACCCTTTAAGTTTCTGTTTTTAGAGGCTTAAGAAGCCCGCATTTTCTGGATGTTACCTGATCCCGCAGCAGTATATCTCCAGAACAGTATATCTCCAGTACACTGCCTGTTATTCAAAAACTGCTTTTAGACAACCTTCGATTAACCTGAGTTCAGATAAATCCTACTTTAAATAAATTTTTCCAATTATTCTTCTGCAAGTCCTTCAAAGTAACTCTGGATAACGTTCCTGTATCCTTCCGGTAAATTATCATAATAAGCCTTGGAAGCCTCAGCTTCAGGATTTACCATGCCTGACTGGGTAAATGATTCGTTCATCTGTTCCCCTTCTTCTTGACTTGTAAAGCCCTGACCTGTGCCCGGAGGAATCGTCAGATCAACATCTTTGCCTTCCACCACAACAACGGCAGGCTTTCCGAAGATGTTTTCCTGGCTGGTGTTATTCGAGGTCCCGCCGTTTTCGTCCACTGGGTAAAGGTCAGAGTTTGAATTCGAAACTAAGGGAAGCTTGTCGATTACTCCGTTAAGGTCAGTAGGGCTGAGAGTTGTCTGGTATCCGGTCCCTACAACATATGCTAGAACGGTAACTGCAAAAACTATTACAATCAGGTCTTTTGTAAGTTTTCTTCTGTCAAGAAAGGAAGATGACTGTACGGGTTTTGAATCAATTATGACTCCGCCTATAAGGTCCCGGACAATAATGTTATCCGTATTGCGGTTATCATAGGCAGTCCTCAATCTCTCCCTGAGTACAGGGTGTGTCTCTTCTAGAAGGGCAATCGCATCTTTCTTTTCAGCCCTGTAATGCCTGATAGCTGTAAGGATAAGGGAGAGGGCAAAAGCCAGAAAAATAAGCCCCAGAGTTTCAAAAACAACCCCAAAGCCCAGAATGCTGTATTTCGCATCGGTATAAGGTTCGAAGATGCTAAACATTAAAAATAAATCTCGCATATTGAAAAGCACGAAAAGGACATAAAGGACAAAATAAGTTGCAAGCAGGTCTGCAAAGGCATAGAGTCCTCTATATTTTTTTAAAACCGATTCGTGTTTATTTACTATTTCTTCAATACTCAGAGCCATCTCGCTCCTTTTTGCAGCCTGGAAAAAGACTGTGATTGGAAATAATTATGAGAAAGAATTATGTTTACGGAACATACAAATATACTATCAGAAGATATTCTAGGAAGAGAATAGAGAAAGATAGTATATAAAAGTACACGTTCCTGAATATGAATTTTTTAGATTTGTACAACATTCCAATTTTTGCCATAGTT
Coding sequences within:
- a CDS encoding AAA family ATPase, producing the protein MNETNTDSGQAATTYQNAGRIFKSFFEDIGNVVVGQNRVVEQIVIAILCEGHALVESNPGLGKTLIISTVSKAMNLKFSRIQCTPDLMPSDITGTNVIEEKDNKKEFRFQPGPVFANVVLADEINRASPKTQSAMLEAMQEKQVTVGNDTFMLDRPFFILATENPIEMEGTYPLPEAQLDRFLLKILVDYPSHEEEMEIINRYTKSEVPKISRGLEKSTLLDLQQLTRQVPISEELKQRVLSIVGMTRKDKEHIEYGASPRASIGLILAAKARALIEGRNFVSKEDIDYMAYPVLRHRLILTFEAERSGMTPDQAIEEIIQKLK
- a CDS encoding vWA domain-containing protein, producing MNISLEHPEMLLLIIPVTVAGFYLLRKTKTKIVEWRMLVVFLLILALAAPFTTVTQTANEENPSLILIQDKTSSMELFSNETGTDLYKALAADTSTTLVQLTGDKTNLGDAVTQYSGTGNQIILITDGNNNSGKSLVDALGFAKETNTSVYLVEPELKTNDLSVEILGDKSVVVDNPNEFEIVVRQASNQSVSYSYEAYVDGELSQSGDITQNATQYSITPNLRQTFSTLGAHNISVKITPSGEDLNNINNEFYKSVYVIPKPKLTLVTGEPNSPLAQILNKLYNTSVFTTYPGASALNSSKALVLDNQFADNLTETQVKEIRKYVTNGGGLVVVGGERAYNYGNYLNSSFEKILPVLSKPSEYKGGRNLVLILDVSPSTAAHKTQGDILGNAIYILQNENLKDANAEVIAFGSKGYDVSGGFVFLGLAQNQATLKDKIERLTPDEESKTSLDAGLNISKEMLTGKEGELDAIIISDGAIEDSYEPGLQAAKELQKLGVNLYFIHVRSVAPSQTDKSRNYYAEMFMKELGLEKNYFHINMSERANIVFESTNKSQEEDKEDKDKEENVTSDYSLYTYSPNSFITKDVNLTSNITGYNDVTPKSGAERLVITTSNGKPVLTTWRFGLGRVAAFTTDNGQGDGSRWATNVYNGSSAKLISSMINWAVANPRAEEGTVVDSPDTWLGTPSNLTLKMYDEGIPKLKLDGNALDLALTGRNTYETTVNPDSIGIHDISGYPLAVNYQLEYRDVGLNEDIEPLVLATGGKIYNEKEARALLLKDARQNSVKQSDEQVSLKVYVLLAALVLYLGEILARRIREMRNLKNAQVEIGAEK
- a CDS encoding OadG family protein, whose product is MALSIEEIVNKHESVLKKYRGLYAFADLLATYFVLYVLFVLFNMRDLFLMFSIFEPYTDAKYSILGFGVVFETLGLIFLAFALSLILTAIRHYRAEKKDAIALLEETHPVLRERLRTAYDNRNTDNIIVRDLIGGVIIDSKPVQSSSFLDRRKLTKDLIVIVFAVTVLAYVVGTGYQTTLSPTDLNGVIDKLPLVSNSNSDLYPVDENGGTSNNTSQENIFGKPAVVVVEGKDVDLTIPPGTGQGFTSQEEGEQMNESFTQSGMVNPEAEASKAYYDNLPEGYRNVIQSYFEGLAEE
- a CDS encoding vWA domain-containing protein, translated to MPFENPLALIALLSVIPLIIIYMLRPRPKVLAIPSLMFVLKLERERKRVYASLTKIVQDPLFLIQLLILILLSIGAAGYYYTSQEPLSGEHTVLVLDTSASMQVDSRFADAVKIADGYVSKKNSIILASDTPLLALDGGDASSAKGIFSKVQPGAGTADLSAAITTGMRLLSKEGGGRIIVISDFTNSKGDDPVSSKNLAESYGISVNFVKVGKPADNIGIINGWIQSTDGKYGYTGVIKNYKDQAEKVKIETGTGTSGNSTSFSLNVPAGGTNQFTLENLGPGITTVQLNVKDSLSVDNKAYISIPDTSEQRILYVTDDGKLPSRTALSLLPNSNISVVKAVPSSLDNYTLVVLAQKETPIASGSVETIENYVRNGGNAVFIASGALAPEKTEVGLIKILPVKPTGIENETNGNDLGVKEVQQSSITTDIRSDEISVHTYLNATERTGSTTLVALENGVPLLSYWQVGKGTVFYMGLDDELGDDAWNNFHNLPEYPVFWIKLVEWLGGTGDISEYNLNTGTLTSLSKTEEIKTPSKTFTSNHILFDESGIYEISGKKIAVNLYNDKESNTTVDASDVIQRAVAEDKSTLVRADTYTVKNDITDYLIGVMFLLILAEIIIVRRRGEL
- a CDS encoding DUF58 domain-containing protein; protein product: MTRTKQNIETDFFRQLDRFTFSVRKRVSTVYAGNRPSTRSGHGIDTIGFREYDLNDSLKDIDWKAYARTEKLYVRQFEEEKTLTTHILLDASKSMDYPEKGTSKFEYAAMLAAGYAYMVTKYNDRFAISTFSQEIDIHKPSRGRKNLLRAIDRLTELELSGGTSIGEAVIKYSREIKSRSLVILISDFLQEPEAIETAVSRLSDHDLILIQVLDPTEKVLPIQGNSKLIDLETGEEVRTYVSEKFKERYIKKLDDHSARIKKACMKTGAEFYTFTTDTPIFDAFYHTIRRRRR